GTCCGGGTGTGTGAAGTTCACATCACCTGGGCAAGGTCGAGGCGCGTCGTCGCCTTGCAATACCTCGGCGATCTTCAGGCCGTCCATGATGTGCTCGTCGGCCGAGAGGGCGCGGCCACCGGGTGCGCGACACGGCATCGGTTGCGCATGCCAGGTCGCGCCGCCATCCAGTGAGCGGGCTTGCATCGTCACGAAGGGCTGCGCAGCGTCTTTGGCGTGAAACCCAGCGCCAGCCTTGAAGGCGCCGGCGGTAAAACCAACGACCAGCTCATCACCCCACGACCACATGCCGTAGTTGGCAGGCCAGCCGGCGAAGCGACCGCGTTCACGATATACGACGACGTGCTCCATCCTCCAGCCGATTCAAGTGGCGAAGACGTCCGTAGGCGGCGCCGTGGCTTGCAGGTTCGCGCGAACCTCCGGCGTGATGGCGACGCTAATGTGCTCCAGGGCCAGCATGACTGCACCGATGGCCGGTTCGAGCGCGGCTTGGATCACGTTCACATCGGGTGCATCTTCACGCACGCGCGTCACGACCGCCTCGCGCAAGACCGGCGACGGATGCCGAAAGACGCCGCCGATCAGCACTAAATGGAACGGCTCATGAACGAGGCCGACCCGGCGCGCCGCAGCGAGCGCCACGTCACCCAATGCGCGGCCATGCGCCGCAACCACACCGACGGCCAAAGAATCCCCCGTTGCAGCCACATCCAACAGCAGCTTGGCAAGTGATTTCACGTCCGGTCGCGACGGTAGGCTGCGTGCCGTCAAGGCATGTAACGCCGCTTCGATGGTCGGCGCGTTCAGATGATGCAAGAGCGCCGATGCCAGCGCCGTGGGCGGAGCAATGCCCAGCTCGGCCTGAATGACGGCCTGAAGCGCCAGATGACCCAGCTGTTGTGCGCCCTGAGGAACCTGCCAGAAGCTGCTATGCCAGATACGCCCATCGCGCGAACGGGCGCCGGTCGCTGCGCCCGTGCCACACACTACGCTCACGCCCGTGCCATCGGGTGAACCGGCGCGCAGCCCACCGATGGCATCGTTGTAAACGATGGGATTCGGCCCCAGGCCGCGCGCGATCGCGCCCGTACGGATCGTGTCGAAGTCTTCGGGCCAATCGGCGCCTGCCGCGCTCAAGACGACAGCCGACAGCGCGCCGGCACCGATCGCCGCTTCACGCAGCGCAGCATGCGAGGCCTCGGCGAGGCGTCCAGCGCACTATGTTCGCCTGCACCGTAGATGTCGCCGCAGCCACTGCGTCCCCAACCCACGATGCGACCATCGCTGCGCGCAACGATGGCGATAGTTTTGGAATTGCCGGCATCTACGCCAAGGACGAGGGCACAACGATCAGCAGTTAGCATCGCCACGTCGGATCATCTCGGCCACAGGCCGCAGCGTCGGCAATCACCGTGACCTTGCCGTCCAGCCGCAACAACGACGCGGGCACGTCGGGCGTGACCGGCCCATACACCGTCGCGCGTAGAATCTCGCGCTTGTGTGCGCCGGAGACCAGCAACAGCGTCTCGCGCGCGGCAAGCAAATGGCGCATGCCGCAAGTGATCGCCTCGCGTGGCACACGGTCGCGCCCGCCCCAGTATGGCCCATTGCTGTTCAGGCTGGCTTCCGTCAAGATCACGCGACGAGTGGGTGCATCAGCGGGCGAGGGCGGCTCGTTGAAGCCGAGGTGACCGTTCGGTCCCAAGCCCAAGACGGCCAGGTCGAAACCACCCGCAGCCTCCACAGCCGCGTCGTAGGCGCGGCAGGCAGCTTCTGGGTCGGGCGCGCCGTCCGGCAACATCACCACACGCTCGCGCGCGATGCCGAGCGGTTTGAGGAAAGCGCGCTCCAACCAACCATACAACGAACGTTCGTCATCGAAGGCGATACCGAGGTATGCATCCAGTTGAAAGGGTCGGATGCGTGCGGCATCGAACGCCCCGGCGCGCTGCATCTGCGCCAGTTGAGCGTAGGCGCCCATGGGCGTGTTGCCGGTCGCCAGCACTACGGCGGCATCCGGTTTGCGAGCGACTGCCGCGGCAATATGCGCTGCGGCGATTCGGCTGAGATCGGCGTAATCGTTTGCAACGATGAGGTTCATCGAGTCACTCGCGAGAGTGTGCCGTTACGAATACGAATGACGCATCGCGTGGTTCACCTGAGCAACCGCTCCGGCAGATATCGTGCGTGAGCCGCCGCCATCTCGTCGTAGAGCGTTTGCGCCTTATGCAGAGAGAACACCAGCGGATTGCTAGCCAGCGCGCGCACGGCATCGCGCTTTCTACCACTCCACGCCGCCTGCGCGGTGAGCGATTGATACTCCGAGAGCATCTCCACTAGCCCGAGCACCTGCTGCGGAAGCGACCCCATCGCCAGCGGCGTGATGCCGTGACGGTCCAGGAAGCCCTGAGTCTCGACGACGCGGTCGTCGGGCAAGTTGCTGATAGAACCGCAATTCAGCACGTTTACCGGCAGCACTTCGCCGCGGTCGTTGAAGATGGCGTCCATCGCGTCAATGGCCAACTCCAACTCATGGATGCCGCCGCGCGAGCGCCTCGGATCGAGTTGTGGGTCATCGCACTCGGCCTGCTCGTTGTAATGCTGCCAGTAATCCGGCACGTTCGCCATGATGTCCTGAGCGCGCGTCGTCGGTTTGGCCTGTAGCTCGGCCAGGATTTCCTCCTTGAAGTAGTAATACTGAAAGTAGTGCGCCGGAAGCGCGCCCATCGTCACGGCCAAGTTCATCAGCCGCAACTTCCACTTCGGCAGGCGGTTGTCTCTGCATCGCTCGGCATAGGCGCTTTCCAGCAGCGGCATGAAATCTTGCCCATCGTAGGTGTGGCGCACGCTCCAACTGCCGTGGTTGAGGCCGATCATAGCGACATCCATCCTGGTGCGATCGAGGCCGATCCACTCGGCAAAGTCGTGCCCGAAGAACAGCGGCCCTTCGCAGAACGCAGCAAACCAGACCGGCGAGTTGTGGATCACAGCCTCGGCCACGATGTTGATCGGATTGGTGTAGTTGAACACGCGCGCCTTCGGGCACACGGCCTCTACGTCGGCGATGATCTCCTTCATCACCGCAATGCTGCGCAAGGCCATGAAGAAACCGCCCGGCCCCTGCGTCTCCTGGCCGATTACGCCGTGTTTGAGCGGGATACTTTCGTCCAGGTGACGCGCTTCGAAGCCGCCGGGCCGATAGCTGGTGAGCACGGCGTCGCAGTCGCGCAGGCCATCGCGCCGGCAGGTCGTTGCGCTTACTCGCAGGTCCAGGCCGCGCGCGGCGATCATCTTATCGGCGAGCGTCTTGACCAACGCCAGACGTTCCTCGTCCAGATCAATCAACACGATCTCGGAGCCGAGGAAGTTCTGTCCCTGGTGAATGAACGAAGCCATCGTGCCCGGGGCGCGCGTGCTGCCCCCGCCGATGTAAGCGAGTTTGATGCGTGCCATAGATGATCTTCTGACTCCCCACTTCCGATTCAAAAGGCACAAGGGAGAAGTCGGGAGTCGGGAATTGAGAGTGATGATGTGTCGTCAAAATTTTGTCGTGAGATGTTGCGTCTGGCCGGTAGCGATGGCCTTGTGGGCACACTCGATGATCTCGACCACATGGCGGGCTTGCTCACCGGTGGCGCGCGGTGGGCGATCCTCGACGACGGCATCGGCCAATTCCATGATGTCCACGTACAAGTGGCCTTCTTCGATCTCGAGATGTTCGCCGCGCAGATATTGCTGCGCGGTCAACGCTTGCTCATAGATCCGGTCGCCGACCTCTCTGCCGTATGTGCCCCACCCGCCCCCGCCAAACACGTTGAACTTGAGCGGATAACCCGTCACACCGTCCACTTCGGTGATTTCGAGCGAGCCGTGCGTGCCATACAGCCCCAGGCCGCCCCATGGATTGCGCTTGCTGTGACCGGTGTCGGCGCCTACACCCGTCACGATTGCCCCCGAGGCGAATTCCATCAACAACACCACGTTGTCCTCGACTTCGATCTCGATCGTCTGATCGCGCCACGTCCGCACCGGCGTGAGCTTGTTGCCGAGCGCCGTCACCTTCGCCACCGGCCCCAGGATGCTGGTGGCCAGTTGCAACGAGTAGATGGTCACATCAGGCAACGGCCCGGCACCTTTGCGGTAATACCACATCGGGTTGATGTTGGTCAACGGGTCATCGCCGCTGCGCACGCGCTCGAACTCATGGCCGAAGCCCCAAGCATAGGTGTAGCCGAAGCCGATCTTGCCGATCAACCCGCTGCGGACGACGTCGCGCATCTGGGCCGTGGTCGGGAACAGCTCGAAGCCCGGCGCGGCAACCAGCTTGACGCCGGCAGCGTCGCGCGCGGCGAGCAATTGGTGTGCTTCGTCCAGCGTAGCCGTCATGCTCTTCTGCACGTATACGTGCTTACCGGCGGCGATGGCCGCCATGGCGTGCGCGAAGTGGTATTGGATCGGCGTGATCACCAGCACCAGGTCCACCTCGGTGTGAGCCAGCATGTCGTCCACGTCGGTGAACCAGTGCGGCACACTGAACTTATCAGCGGAGAGCCGGGCGCGCTCGGCCACGGCATCCACCACGGCGACGAGTTGCACGCGCGCCTTGGCATCGGCGCACGAAAGATGCGGCAGCACGCCGCGCTGCGAAACACTGCCGCATCCGATCAACGCTGCTTTGAGGGGATGGGTCATTGGGGTCAAGAATGGGTTGATGATTGCTAAATGTTAAGTGGCAAGTGGTGATTGGCGATTTAGAAAGTCGTCGTCAACGTTTGCGCCGCACCGCTGCGCGACGCCCGGGCTGCCGCGTCAATGATCTCGACCACGTGGGCAGCATGCGCGATGCTGAGCGTCGGGCGCACACCATGCTGCAAACACTCGACCAGGTGGCGCACGCCCAGGATGTGATCCGGCCCGCCGGCGCGTTCGTGTGGCACGGGCACCTCGCGCCACGCGCCCCGGCGGAGCACGCCGACCGGCGCGCTGCCGTCAATCAGATCGAGCGCAATCGTGCCCTTCAAGCCGAATAGCTCCAACTGGGCCGCCTTCGTGCCCTGCACGCTGTTGTTGGCTTCCACACTCGTGATCAGGCGATTGCCGTGGTCGAGCAGTATCAGCCATGTGTCGTCTTCTTCCATCGGCACATGCTTGCCAACGAACGGCCCATCGGTGATGACGAATCCTTCCGGCTGCGCTTCCGTGCTCATCGCCATCACACGGCGCGCCGGGCCTAGCAAGCCGGTGAGCGCATGCAGCGGATACACGCCCATATCGCGCTGAGGTCCGCCGCCGGCAGCGAAGAACGGCGTCGGGTCGGAGGTAAAACCGGGCCACGGCGGCACGCCTCCCAGCCCCAATCCGCGCGCCGAATGCACCTCGCCGATCTCACCGCTCTCCAGAATCTGCCTGGCCAAGGCAATTTGTGGCCAGATCATCACACATGGCGCGCACACGATCGTCAGTCCGCGCGACTCGGCCTCCTGCTTCATGCGCAGCGCGTGATGCAGTCCGCTCGCGACCGGCTTCTCGGTGTAGAGATGCCGGCCACTGCGTAGGACGGCCAGGTTGGTTTCGTCATGCAACTGCATCGGGGTGAGGTTGATCACCGCCTCGGCGTCCGTCTCGGCCAACATCTTCGCGTAGTCGGTGTAGACGACGGGGATGTCGTATCGCTGGGCAGTCATCTGCGCGCGTTCGCGCCCGCGACCGCACACGGCGACGATCTCGGCGTGCGCAGCGACGCGATGGAATTCCGGCAGGTAATCCCGATGCGCCACGTCGCCGCACCCCAGCAGGGCCAGTTTGACTTTCTTGGTCATGCTTGTGTTTCAGCGAAACGTTCATGCGCCGTCGCCGCTGCACCGATGACGCCGGCGTCGTTGCCCAGCATAGCACGCACGATCGGCAACGCGCGCGTCTCGTCGCTCCAGATGTGATCGCGCGTCGCCGCCACCAGCTCATCCCAGAAGACACCACCGGCGCCGCCCAGCCCGCCGCCGATGACGACTGTTTCTGGATCGAGCACATTGCACAGGAAACCGATGCTGTTGCCGATGGCTTGGCCAGCCGTGCGCAGGATGACGATCGCGCGTGGGTTGCCTGCCTCGGCCGCCTCGAACACCGCCTCGGCGCGGTCGGCCCCGAAGCGGCGCGCGATGGCCGGCCCCGAGGCAAACTCCTCCAGCACTTGCTGCGTCCGGCGGCCGGTTTCATCCACCAGTGTCAGCGGCGCGGTAGCCAGCACCAGCGCGTTGCCACGCGCGCCCGGATACGGCACACCGTCGTGAACCAGGCATGCGCTGATGCCGGTGCCGAGGGTGACGAAGACGAAGTCGCGGTAGCCTCGGCCTGCGCCGAAGCGCGCCTCGGCCCGTGCATGGGCGCGCACGTCCGATTCGACGATGGCCGGCGCAATCTCGCTCAATGCAGCTTGCACCGGCAATCCCCGCCACGCAACGGTGTAACCGCTGGTGACGTTGCCGCACAAATCCACCAGCTCACACACGCCCAGGCCGATGCAGGCGATGGGACGATGTGCAGCTCGCACGAGATCGCGCGCCAGCGCCAGTACATCGTCGAGCACCGCCCGGCCGCCGCGCTCCGGATGAGTGGGCCGGACGCGCTTCTCGAGCAGCTCACCCGATGGAAAGGTCACGATACCGGCAGCGATCTTCGTGCCGCCCACGTCTATGCCGACGGAGAATCGCCGATCCATCCGAGCCTGAGCCCGTGCAACGCAATTGGACTACCGCGCGTTCAAGGGAGATAACGCGGCGCGACGCCAAAGACCGCCACGACGGGCTGGCTGCCGATGTTGTAGCAGGCATGCGCCGTGCCTTGCGGCACGTAGCACGCATCGCCGGGTCCGATCTCGAACCAATCCGGTCGCTGGCCGTCGAAGACCCGCACGTGGAGCGTGCCTTCGACGATGTAGATGGCCTTGTCCCCACCGTGCGCCGTCGCCTCAGTATTCTGACCCGGCAGCAAATGCAGCTGTCCGACGGTCAGATACTCGGTAGACACAATCAGACCGACCAGTGCCGGGAAGCCGTTACCCTCCAGTCGCCAGGTGACGTCCTCACGGTGGATGAGATGAATGGTATCGGTCGC
The window above is part of the Candidatus Roseilinea sp. genome. Proteins encoded here:
- a CDS encoding kinase (possible pseudo, frameshifted), whose protein sequence is MSAAGADWPEDFDTIRTGAIARGLGPNPIVYNDAIGGLRAGSPDGTGVSVVCGTGAATGARSRDGRIWHSSFWQVPQGAQQLGHLALQAVIQAELGIAPPTALASALLHHLNAPTIEAALHALTARSLPSRPDVKSLAKLLLDVAATGDSLAVGVVAAHGRALGDVALAAARRVGLVHEPFHLVLIGGVFRHPSPVLREAVVTRVREDAPDVNVIQAALEPAIGAVMLALEHISVAITPEVRANLQATAPPTDVFAT
- the nagB gene encoding glucosamine-6-phosphate deaminase; its protein translation is MNLIVANDYADLSRIAAAHIAAAVARKPDAAVVLATGNTPMGAYAQLAQMQRAGAFDAARIRPFQLDAYLGIAFDDERSLYGWLERAFLKPLGIARERVVMLPDGAPDPEAACRAYDAAVEAAGGFDLAVLGLGPNGHLGFNEPPSPADAPTRRVILTEASLNSNGPYWGGRDRVPREAITCGMRHLLAARETLLLVSGAHKREILRATVYGPVTPDVPASLLRLDGKVTVIADAAACGRDDPTWRC
- the celF gene encoding 6-phospho-beta-glucosidase, which produces MARIKLAYIGGGSTRAPGTMASFIHQGQNFLGSEIVLIDLDEERLALVKTLADKMIAARGLDLRVSATTCRRDGLRDCDAVLTSYRPGGFEARHLDESIPLKHGVIGQETQGPGGFFMALRSIAVMKEIIADVEAVCPKARVFNYTNPINIVAEAVIHNSPVWFAAFCEGPLFFGHDFAEWIGLDRTRMDVAMIGLNHGSWSVRHTYDGQDFMPLLESAYAERCRDNRLPKWKLRLMNLAVTMGALPAHYFQYYYFKEEILAELQAKPTTRAQDIMANVPDYWQHYNEQAECDDPQLDPRRSRGGIHELELAIDAMDAIFNDRGEVLPVNVLNCGSISNLPDDRVVETQGFLDRHGITPLAMGSLPQQVLGLVEMLSEYQSLTAQAAWSGRKRDAVRALASNPLVFSLHKAQTLYDEMAAAHARYLPERLLR
- a CDS encoding oxidoreductase; this encodes MTHPLKAALIGCGSVSQRGVLPHLSCADAKARVQLVAVVDAVAERARLSADKFSVPHWFTDVDDMLAHTEVDLVLVITPIQYHFAHAMAAIAAGKHVYVQKSMTATLDEAHQLLAARDAAGVKLVAAPGFELFPTTAQMRDVVRSGLIGKIGFGYTYAWGFGHEFERVRSGDDPLTNINPMWYYRKGAGPLPDVTIYSLQLATSILGPVAKVTALGNKLTPVRTWRDQTIEIEVEDNVVLLMEFASGAIVTGVGADTGHSKRNPWGGLGLYGTHGSLEITEVDGVTGYPLKFNVFGGGGWGTYGREVGDRIYEQALTAQQYLRGEHLEIEEGHLYVDIMELADAVVEDRPPRATGEQARHVVEIIECAHKAIATGQTQHLTTKF
- a CDS encoding glucokinase, with product MDRRFSVGIDVGGTKIAAGIVTFPSGELLEKRVRPTHPERGGRAVLDDVLALARDLVRAAHRPIACIGLGVCELVDLCGNVTSGYTVAWRGLPVQAALSEIAPAIVESDVRAHARAEARFGAGRGYRDFVFVTLGTGISACLVHDGVPYPGARGNALVLATAPLTLVDETGRRTQQVLEEFASGPAIARRFGADRAEAVFEAAEAGNPRAIVILRTAGQAIGNSIGFLCNVLDPETVVIGGGLGGAGGVFWDELVAATRDHIWSDETRALPIVRAMLGNDAGVIGAAATAHERFAETQA